In Chionomys nivalis chromosome 21, mChiNiv1.1, whole genome shotgun sequence, the genomic window AATCCAAAGTTGGGTTTCTGCAGGGATCAAGCGGTTCTGTCTCtcactggctgtgtgaccttgagtaaGGAATCCTAGGGCGTGGAAACAGGACAGCTACCTCACTAATCATAGCCGGGATGCAGAGTCACTGCACCAAacccctcccctcttttttttttctgcctaggCTTCAACACCTGGTAGGGGGCTAACAATAGAGAAGAAACAGGCCTTCCTTTGCAGTCGGCTTTGTTCTGTGCTCAATCCCCAGTGGGAGGCTCCGGGAGGGGGCAGTTAGAGACGGGAGATTTGTAAAAATAGGGAGAATCCAGTTCTGGACCAAGGTCATTGGAGTCCAGGCCCAACCCCTCCAACAAAGGAACAGGGTGGGGCAAGGAAGCTGAGGGTGCTCTGAGCAAGGCTGAGGAGGTGAGGGCGGCCTTACTTCTTGAAAACCGTCCAGTTCTCCAGTAGGGGTTCGGGCATGTACAGTCATTATGGCTTTAGGGGAGAGCCCCACCCAAAGTTGCCCGACACACCCATCTTACTCAAGGCTTAAGTGGCAGTCTCAAAGAAGGCCACGCCCAGTCGGCGCCCCCAACCATATCCACTGTACCTGCTGGAGCCATGGTGTGTGGGGGTGAGCAGAATGGATGGAAGTGAGAGTCAGAAGGGTTTGCCGCTAGCTGTCCGCAGCAACCTAGGTGCGGAGCAAAGTGACGCGAGTGAGGGGAGCTGATTGGGGATCCCAGGGTCCCAGgagccgggcaaggggctggacaAGGGGCTGGGCTCTTCCCTTTGTTCCGCTAGTGGCTCCCAGAACAgcctctttctcccccctcccccggggCTGGCTCTCGTGGGGACGCAGGACGCCGGACGGCTCAGCCTCACCTTGGCCCCTATCTGGTTGCCGCACTGGCCGGCCTGGATGTGCACGATCTCCCTCATGCTGACTTCAAACGGCTTGAGTTGAGAAGCAGGCGGACAGCGGGCTGCGGAGGATCGGTGGCCTCCGCCGCGCCCTCTTATAAGAGGCTGCCCCGCCCTCGCTAGCTGATGTCAGTGCTGCCGACCAATGCTGGGGCGCTGCCGCAGAATGCGGCAGGCTCTGCAGCATCAGCACCACGCATCGAGATCCGCCCGCACAATGCAGAGCATGTCTGGCCGCGCCTTCGGAGGAGGGGCCACCGGAGGGCCTTCGGCTCTGGGGACAATAGAGAGCCCAGGCTCCTCAGTGCCCCACCCCAGTAGCTACCCTCCCCATTTCGTCCCTGCCCCAACCCCACCCTGCAGCTTTGTGAAGAAGGTCTTTTTTACTCTCACGTACTTAAGAATCAAGACCCATATTCTCTGAGTTTGCTGGGTTCCTTGGGGTGTGCGAGCTTGGGAAAGCTGGAGCCTCCTTGATACTTCTGTGCAGAACTGGGAACGCAAGTCAGGAGGGTGGTGGATTATAGCTCCAATTCTGAGGTCACTGTTTTCTGGAGGAGAGAGGGCTACCAGTCCCTTGCTCCACAAAGGGTTGGCGTGAGGGTGCAGATGTACCTGGGATGCGAGGATGCAGTTTCTGGCAAGTAACCCCGTTGCGTGAATATCTGCGTGGAAAATTCACTAAAGGAGATACAAGCCAGTCAGTGGAAGATGTTGAACAATGTTTTCTGCCTGAGCCGTCCCTGATGTCATTGGTACCCCCCCTTTCACTTTTGGTACAAGTGAGGGCAAAAAGGGGGCGTGAAATGAGCTGGAGCTACTAGGTAAGGAGAccgagtgtgtgtggaggggcccATTGGGAGGAAGAGCCAAATGGTCAGAAGAAGACATGACATGTATTCATATACAACACTGATTTAATATTCATCTATGGTCGGTGACACCTCATGGGGACTTTTTGATCTTTCAATGGCAGAAGTTCTGGAAGAGTTTGAGACAGTACTACCACACATGGATGGTCCAAAAACATTCATTTCACAAGATCAGCTAAAAGCAATCTGCCAGTGCCTTTGTCCAGTTTGCACGGGCGTGTGCTGGATACAGTGGCTGTGTACAGCTCCTCTCTGAGGATAAGCTTCTGAGTTCGCCGAGTTTAGAAATGGGTCTTTTGTTCTCAAGAGATGCTCCTCCCCCACAGTGTGTCCATGGTGTGGCTTTTTGTAGCTGGTTTCCAGCTGGCCTGGTTCAAGAAGTCCTGGGTGAGCATCTGGCCCTGTCTCCTTGTCTGGACAGAGAAGATGCCTGGAAGCATTCGCAGGCCTGGGCTGCCTCCCTGTCAGATGACATCAGGCCAGGCCAGGTCCCCGTGTCCCCAGAGAGCTATGGTGCCAGGATAAAGGCTGACTCACGGTCCTGTCTTCCAGCAAAGGCTGGCCTTGCCGGGAACCAGCTTCCTACCTCAGTCCAGCAAGGCTGGAGCTGATAGTGTGGCCACAGTCTGGCTTGATGCCACGCCCTGTCTTAGAGGTGGTTGAGGGCATATTAGGTCAGACTGAGGTCACCCCAGGGAGGAGGACAGTGGAGTGCTTAGCATCAGTGGGAGACCCAATATAGACTTTGCAGTAGGAATTCCAGGTTGTAGCAGTAGAAGGGCTTGGGAAGTCTGCCATTCCACAGCAAGAACTGTGGCTCACCCCATGTGCCACTCCCTGGGACTCAGATACTCTCGAGCTCCTAGACACCCTCCTCTATTCTGAGAGCCAGTCTAAGAGCACTGGCACCGCCGGCCTCTCCCAGGAGGGCAATGTTGAATAGAAACAGACCCCAACCCCTGACCTATGCTATGCTGCAGGCTCCTCAGGGTAGCTCAGTGGTGCCATGGCTGAAGGTGCTGGAGGAATGAGGCCAGGAAAGGGGCAGGCTCtggctgaggttacaggtgggCCCTACCAGGGGCTGGGACTCTGGTCCTGCGGCAGTGCATGGCTGAACCGGAAGGAGAGTCTTGTCACCAGAGAGGTAAAGTCGAGTCTTCTGAACCTGCAGCTCCTTGCTCTGTTCTGGTGTTTGTAATACAGAGGAAGCCAAGTTGGCCTGATCAGGGTATTTGGTGTGCTTCCGGACCGTGAATTCCTAATTCAGGCAGGCAGCTGTGGCTTCTGAGACTCCCTTCTTCCTGACTGCTGTCCTTACCCTTTTCCCACTCAAACTTGAAGCAACTTCCAGACAGAGCTAGGGAAGATAGTGATGAGGCTCCATCTGAACttagcatttcaatggctttctGGCTCAGAGCCACAGGTTGTGCCACTAATAGGCCAATGGCCTCTACCGAGGTCAGAGGTCCCACCTCTCGGAATTGCCATGAACCATATGACTAGTCTTTAGGTCAGTCCCATTCCTCTAGTGCTGGATGCATGTTCTGCAATGCTGGTCCCTTTATTGAGGAAGGGCCTCGCTTGCTTAAACAGCCTACTGCATGACTACAGCTGGATTTCCCTGGTCACAAATTCACGGCTTCTTGTCATTCTTTTAATTCAGAAACTTCCTGTCCATCCCAGCAGTAGAGGGCCCAGCCTGAGAGACCtgaggagttggggggggggcgcCTAGTCACTGAGTAGAGGTGAAGCTCCCCAGAGGTAGGAAGAGTCTCTTCAGGAGCCCGTGACCTGACCCTTGCCTGGAGCTAGAATTCCCACCCGTTTCTTTCATTCCCCACAGCTACCCTGGGTGATCCCTGCAGTCACACTTACCCTTCCTCCTGGTCCCAGGcagtttgtgtttctattttaaagttCATCTAATCCGCCCTTGGACAAATAGAGACCAGTACCTGTGGTCTTGCAGGATGCGGGCCATGGGATATCACTGTCACCCTCTGCCCAGCGCCCTGGCCACGAGAACAAAAGCCACCTCCCCGCTCACCATGAGCACAGCAGCACCTCCCTGAGCGTCATGCGGAGCTCCTGACTGCGAAAAGCATAGATGAGGGGGTCAACGACGGAGCTGAAGATGATGAGAACGAGGAAGAGGTTGAAGTTCTTAAAGACGCAGCTGCAGGTGGGGTGCTGAGGGCAGAGGACGATGAGTAAGAGATGTAGGAAGAAGGGGCCCCAGCATAGGAAGAAAATTCCCAGAAGGATAGTGAGGGTGGCGGCACCCTTAAGGCAGAAGCCTTGGCGGGCAGAGCGCTGCCTCTTGTGGAGCCGGGCGATCCCTTGTGCATGCTGGCATGCTCGAGTGAACATGTGGGCATACAGAATGGCCATGAGTGCCAGCATTGCGAGGAAGAAAGTGACAAGGCAGATGAGGATGGCTGTGTGGTTGTAGTAGGTGATAAAGAGGGTGCTGAAGGAGGCGCTGGCCACCCAGACGCTCACGATGGCCCGTCGCGCCCGGGGCAGTGTCACAATGCTGTGGTAACGCAGGGCGTAGAAGATGGAGATGTAGCGGTCTATGGCGATGACACCGAGGAAGCACAGGCtggacaccatggagccacagaTGAGCACGTCCATGACATTGTCTAGCTGCTGCACCAAGGCAGCCCGGGTCACCAGGGCCCCCGCCTCCAGGAGCAGGATGATAGCAGTCTCCAGCACGATGCTTATACTCACCATCAGGTCAGACAGGGCCAGACAGCAGATGAAGCAATACATGGGTGAGTGCAGGTTGCGGTTTTTGGTGATGGCTATCACGACCAGCACATTCTCCACCAGACTCACCAGCCCCAGGCTGAGGAAGAGGCCATCTGGGATAGACACCTGCAGGCACCAAGGCCCTGTCTGGTTGGTGGCCAGTCCAAGGTGAGGGGTGGCTGTGGAGGTGGAGTTGAGAGAACCCAGAAGCCTCTTCTGGGGCCCCTGAGTGGGCATAGTCTTGTCCAGGAAGTAGGAAGCAGTCAGGGGAGCCTTCAGCTCCAGGTGGTATCAGCCTCCCAGTGTCCTGTGGGGCTCATGGTGTCATCAGGGGTCTCTGACACTCCTCACACCCTGCCTCTTTCCATCTGGGCGCTCTCCCAACTTTCCTTCACACTTGCCCTCTTTCCGGCCGGCCGGACAGGTCAGCCTTCGCATGGCACAAGCAGAGTCTAGACACTTCCTGGCTGAGACCCTGAGCTCTGCTCATGAAGTCTCGCTACCTGTGTAAAGGAGCCCAGCCTTCTGCTGCCCTCGCTGCCTCTTCCTGGGAAGTGACTTGGATAGAGACATTGCTAAACTTAGCACCTCCCAGTTTCTTggtcccctgcctcccccaagccagGGTGGGCTGAGGTCGGGGGAAGAATGGAGCCTTTCTCTGAATCTTTTAACTCGCCCCTCCTCCTCAGGGTGGCCACATGACGGGCATGTGCCCCAGCCCCCTGGACTGCCTCTAGGGGGCATAAGCAGCACCCAGAAACCGGAGAATCTGGCTCCAGACTCCAGCACAGGACAGGGTACTGCATTTCCCTTTGTGTTCAaagtgtcgtcccccccccccccagactcaCCAAATCCCTTTCAGGCATCCAGTCTCACCAGGACCTGCCCTGTGTAGCCCTCTCTACGCCACTTTCTTGAGTTGTCTTGGACCTCCTCCCTCTCATGCTGCTCTGCCTCGGGCACAGTCACAGGTTGTGAACTGGGCACCCCGATTCCCACCCTCACCACCATGCCAGGGGCAGTGACACTTCTATCTGAAGTGGGGGATGTGTACACAGAGCATCAACTCAGCTACGGAGGTCAAGGTAGCTTGAATTCAAGGTTGAACGGAGAACTTTGAGAATCAATGACAGCAGGGTTAACGACTCTCCACATCCTTCAAGGCCCCAAGATTGCTAAAGTCTCCTTTAGCTATAGTTCTGGGTGTGGCAGG contains:
- the Mc1r gene encoding melanocyte-stimulating hormone receptor; the encoded protein is MPTQGPQKRLLGSLNSTSTATPHLGLATNQTGPWCLQVSIPDGLFLSLGLVSLVENVLVVIAITKNRNLHSPMYCFICCLALSDLMVSISIVLETAIILLLEAGALVTRAALVQQLDNVMDVLICGSMVSSLCFLGVIAIDRYISIFYALRYHSIVTLPRARRAIVSVWVASASFSTLFITYYNHTAILICLVTFFLAMLALMAILYAHMFTRACQHAQGIARLHKRQRSARQGFCLKGAATLTILLGIFFLCWGPFFLHLLLIVLCPQHPTCSCVFKNFNLFLVLIIFSSVVDPLIYAFRSQELRMTLREVLLCSW